The proteins below are encoded in one region of Nocardioides marmorisolisilvae:
- the rplM gene encoding 50S ribosomal protein L13 — MRTYSPKPGDIQREWHVIDATDVRLGRLAVQVANLLRGKHKPMFAPHVDTGDFVIVVNASKLSLSGDKATKKLSYQHSGYPGGLSSTPMGQLLEKDARKAVERAVWGMLPKNRLGRQMIKKLKVYSGPEHPHAAQKAKPFEITQISQ, encoded by the coding sequence GTGCGCACTTACAGCCCCAAGCCTGGTGACATCCAGCGCGAATGGCACGTCATCGACGCGACCGACGTCCGGCTCGGCCGGCTCGCCGTCCAGGTCGCCAACCTCCTGCGCGGCAAGCACAAGCCGATGTTCGCGCCCCACGTCGACACCGGTGACTTCGTCATCGTGGTGAACGCGTCGAAGCTGTCGCTGTCCGGCGACAAGGCGACCAAGAAGCTGTCCTACCAGCACTCCGGATACCCCGGCGGGCTGTCGTCGACCCCGATGGGCCAGCTGCTCGAGAAGGACGCCCGCAAGGCTGTCGAGCGCGCCGTCTGGGGGATGCTGCCGAAGAACCGTCTCGGCCGCCAGATGATCAAGAAGCTCAAGGTGTACTCCGGCCCGGAGCACCCCCACGCGGCCCAGAAGGCCAAGCCGTTCGAGATCACGCAGATCTCCCAGTAA
- a CDS encoding citrate synthase, translating to MADNGSSAGNDTLTVRDNRTGKEYEIPINDGTIRAADLGQIRTTDPETNEEGPGLATYDPGFVNTASCKSAVTFIDGERGILEYRGYPIEQLAEGSSFLEVAYLLIHGELPSKVEYDQWVHEITFHTFVHENVKEFMQGFRYDAHPMGMLMASVGALSTFYPESSNIHDADNRHMQIVRMIAKMPTLGAWAFRHAQGKPFVYPDNELGYTANFLSMLFKMSERKFDADERLVKALDVLFILHADHEQNCSANAVRSVGSSQVDPYSSVAAGVGALYGPLHGGANEAVLRMLRRIGGKENIPDFIKGVKDGNERLMGFGHRVYKNYDPRAKIIKKACDDVFEVTGVNPLLEIAMELEKIALEDEYFVKRKLYPNVDFYSGLIYEAFQFPPEMFTVLFAIGRTPGWLAQWHELVQDKEQKIARPKQIYTGDRGLTFTPAAERWK from the coding sequence GTGGCTGACAACGGCAGTTCCGCGGGGAACGACACCCTCACCGTCCGCGACAACCGGACTGGCAAGGAGTATGAGATCCCGATCAACGACGGCACCATCCGCGCCGCCGATCTGGGTCAGATCAGGACAACCGACCCTGAGACCAACGAAGAGGGCCCCGGACTGGCCACCTACGACCCGGGCTTCGTCAACACAGCGTCGTGCAAGAGCGCCGTGACGTTCATCGACGGCGAGAGGGGCATCCTGGAGTACCGCGGCTACCCGATCGAGCAGCTCGCGGAGGGCTCGTCCTTCCTGGAGGTCGCCTATCTCCTGATCCACGGCGAGCTGCCCTCCAAGGTGGAGTACGACCAGTGGGTGCACGAGATCACCTTCCACACGTTCGTGCACGAGAACGTCAAGGAGTTCATGCAGGGCTTCCGGTACGACGCACACCCGATGGGGATGCTGATGGCATCGGTCGGGGCGCTGTCGACGTTCTACCCGGAGTCCTCCAACATCCACGACGCGGACAACCGGCACATGCAGATCGTCCGGATGATCGCGAAGATGCCGACCCTCGGCGCCTGGGCCTTCCGGCACGCGCAGGGCAAGCCGTTCGTCTACCCGGACAACGAGCTCGGCTACACCGCGAACTTCCTCTCGATGCTGTTCAAGATGAGCGAGCGCAAGTTCGACGCCGACGAGCGGCTGGTCAAGGCCCTCGATGTGCTCTTCATCCTCCACGCCGACCACGAGCAGAACTGCTCGGCCAATGCGGTTCGCTCGGTGGGCTCGTCCCAGGTCGACCCGTACTCCTCGGTGGCGGCGGGCGTCGGCGCCCTCTACGGTCCACTGCACGGCGGCGCGAACGAGGCGGTGCTGCGGATGCTGCGCCGGATCGGGGGCAAGGAGAACATCCCCGACTTCATCAAGGGCGTGAAGGACGGCAACGAGCGGCTGATGGGCTTCGGCCACCGGGTCTACAAGAACTACGACCCGCGGGCGAAGATCATCAAGAAGGCCTGCGACGACGTCTTCGAGGTCACCGGGGTGAACCCGCTGCTCGAGATCGCGATGGAGCTGGAGAAGATCGCGCTCGAGGACGAGTACTTCGTCAAGCGCAAGCTCTACCCCAACGTCGACTTCTACTCCGGGCTGATCTACGAGGCCTTCCAGTTCCCGCCGGAGATGTTCACCGTGCTGTTCGCGATCGGTCGTACGCCGGGCTGGCTGGCGCAGTGGCACGAGCTGGTCCAGGACAAGGAGCAGAAGATCGCCCGTCCCAAGCAGATCTACACCGGCGACCGCGGCCTCACCTTCACCCCGGCGGCCGAGCGCTGGAAGTGA